A segment of the Georgenia sp. M64 genome:
TGCCGAGGACGAGGCCGGCCATGACGCCGATGGAGATGGGGTCGCCGAGGACCTCGCCGAGACCGCCCGAGTCGACGACCGACACCCCGGCGGCGAAGAACGCGAACAGCGGGAGGACGAGACCGGCCGACCACGGCTGGACCCGGTCCACGAAGGCGTGGGTCATCGACTCGCGCTCGCCGCCGCGGGTGCGGGCGGGCACGCTCATGCCCAGGAGGACGCCGGCGACGGTGGCGTGCACGCCGGCCTCGTGCATGAGCACCCAGGCGACGAGCGCCACCGGCACGAGCACCCACCAGGCGTGCACCCGGCGCTGGACGAGGACGGCGAACACGGCGATGGCCGCCAGGGCCCCGGCGAGGGGCAGGAAGTGGATCTCCTCGGTGTAGAACACCGCGATGACGGTGATGGCGAGGAGGTCGTCGACGACGGCCAGCGTCATGAGGAAGACCCGCACCGCGGGCGGCAGGCCCCGGCCGAAGATGCCGAGCAGTGCGAGCGCGAAGGCGATGTCGGTGGCGGTGGGGATGGCCCAGCCGCGTCCGCCGCCGGAGTCGGTGAAGGCCTGGACGCCGGCGTAGATGAGCGCGGGCACGGCCATGCCCAGCACCGCCGCGAGCATGGGCAGCAGGGCCTGGGAGAACTTGCGCAGCGACCCGGTCACGAACTCGGTCTTGAGCTCCAGGCCGACGACGAAGAAGAAGATCGCGAGCAGGCCGTCGGCCGCCCACGAGCCGAGGGAGAGGTCGAGGTGCAGCGCCGCCGGTCCGACGACCGTCCCGGTGAGGGCGTGGTAGCTCTCGCGCCACGGGGAGTTCGCCCACACGAGCGCGACCACCGCGCCGAGGAGGAGGAGCGCACCGCCGAAGCGCTCGTCCTGAAGACGCGCCCTCAGGCCGCGGCGGTCGTGCGGGTGGAGCGTGGGGACGTGGTGCTGGACTCCGGGCACGGGTGGGTCCCTTCCTGGTGGGTCGGCGAGAGAGTCGCCGACCAGACTTCCCGGCACACCGCCGTTCAGGTTACGTGAGGGGCGGGACGCCCGCACGCCCGTCCCGCTGGGCGGCCCGGAGCCGGGTGGTGAGCGCGGTGAGGGTGCGCAGCTCCTCCGCGCTGAGCGCCCCGCCCACGTGCGAGGCGATCGAGCGCACGTGGCGGCGTCCGATGGTCCGCTGCATCTGCGCCCCCGCCTCCGTGAGCGAGACCAGCACGCCGCGGCCGTCGTCGGGCGCGGGCTCGCGCGCCAGCAGGCCGCGCTCGACGAGCCGGTCGACCATCCGGCTGAGACTGGGCTGGCTGAGGAAGACCTCCTCGTTGAGGTCCCGCAGCCGCATCCGTGACCCGCCCGCCCGGCTGAGCGTGAAGAGCACGTCGTACTCCCGGGCCCGCAGCGGAGCGAAGTCCCCGGCCCGCTCGAAGCGCTTCATGAGCGTGGACTGGGCCCGGAAGAGCGACTCCCACGCCTCCGCGGCCAGCCGCGAGTCCGACGTCGTGCCTGGATCCTCGGTCACTGAGCCCCCTCACGTCTCGATGCGGACGCATGCTCCCACACCCGCGGTGGGCACGGCACGACGCCGAGGACGGCGACGTCGAGGACGTCCTGGTGCGACGTCGCTCGTCGGTACCTCCCGCGCGGCCCCGGACGGCCAGGAACGCGGCCGGCGGCCCACCTGTCGGAGGGTCGCCGGCCGCGCGAGCTGACGGGGCTCGTCCGGGCTAGCCGGCCGTCAGCCCCATGGCGGTCGGGAGCCACATGGAGATGGCCGGGATGAAGACGACCACGAACAGGCCGAGCACCAGCGAGACGAGGAACGGCCAGAGCCTGCTCACCACGGGCTCGATCCGCAGCCCCGCCACCCGGGCACCGACGAACAGCACGTTGCCCACCGGTGGGGTGATCACCCCGAGGGAGAGGTTGAACACGATCATCGTGCCGAAGTGGATCGGGTCGATCCCGAACTCCATGACGATCGGCAGGAAGATCGGCGTGAAGATGAGGATCGCCGGCGTCGGGTCCATGAACGTGCCGACGACGAGGAGGATCACCATCATGAGGACGAGGATCACCGTCGGGCTGCTGGTCAGCCCGAGGACGGCCTCGGAGATCATGTCGGGGATCCGGGCGAACGACATGACGAAGGACAGCGCGGTGGAGACGCCCACGAGGAGCATGACGATCGCCGTCGTGCGGGCCGAGTCGAGCAGGATGCGCGGCAGGTCCCGCACGTGCAGGGCCCGGTAGGCGAACCCGAGGACGAGGCTGTAGACCACGGCGATGGCCGCGGACTCCGTGGCCGTGAAGTACCCGGCCAGGATGCCGCCGACGACGACGACGATCATGAGCATCGACGGGACGGCCTTCCACAGCACGAGGACCGCCTGGGCGAACGTCGGGTGGTCGCTCGAGCGCAGCCGGCCGGGCTGGCGACGGGCGTAGACGTAGACCATCGCCATGACGGCGCCCGCCCACACCAGGCCCGGTCCGACACCGGCCATGAACAGCGCCGCGATCGAGGTGGACGACACGAGCGAGTACACGATGAAGGTGTTGCTCGGCGGGATGAGCATGCCGGCCGGGGCGGAGGCGACGTTGACGGCGGCGGCGAAGGTGCGCTCGTAGCCGTCCTTGCGCATCCGGGGGGTCATGACGGTGCCGACCGCCGCGGCGGCGGCGACGGCCGCGCCGGAGACGGCCCCGAACATGGCGTTCGCCACGACGTTCGTCTGGGCGAGGGAGGCCGGCATGCGCCCGGTGAGCACCTTCGCGGCGTCGATGAGCCGCCCGGCGATGCCGCCGTTGTTCATGAGGACGCCCGCGAGGACGAAGAACGGGATCGCCAGCAGCGGGAAGGAGTTGATGCCCGTGAACATCCGCTGGGCGGAGACGAGCACCGCCTGGTCGGTGCCCAGGAGCACGACGGCCGCGCCGAGCGAGGACAGCCCCACGGTGACGGCGATCGGCACGGAGGCGACGATCCCGAGGATGATGCCGAAGAGCAGGATGAGTCCCGCGATGGTGTTGGTGTCCATCACACGGCCTCCTCGTCGGCTGCCTCGAGGCCGGCGTAGGCCGGCTCGGTGCCCCGGGCGATCCCCTGGAGGTGGTAGATCGCGTAGAACGCGACGAACAGCCCCGAGATCGGCAGGGCGAGGTACATCTGACCGATGGTGAACGGCAGCGCGCTGAGGTTCTGCCCCATCGCGCCCTGGGCGGCCCGCCACCCGCCCCAGACCAGCACCACCACCGCGAAGATGATGATGAGGACCTGGACGGCCATGGCGATGACCCGCTCCACCTTCTCGGGGAAGAGCCGGACGACGAACTCGACCGCGATGTGGCCGCGCTCGCCGAAGACGTACGCGGCGGCGAACAGGCCGAGCCAGACGAACGTCTGACGGGCGAGCTCCTCGGACCACGTGCTGGGGTTGCCGACGACCTGGCGGGAGAAGACCTGCCAGACCACGACGAGGACCAGCACGGCGAAGAGTGTCACGGAG
Coding sequences within it:
- the nhaA gene encoding Na+/H+ antiporter NhaA, whose product is MPGVQHHVPTLHPHDRRGLRARLQDERFGGALLLLGAVVALVWANSPWRESYHALTGTVVGPAALHLDLSLGSWAADGLLAIFFFVVGLELKTEFVTGSLRKFSQALLPMLAAVLGMAVPALIYAGVQAFTDSGGGRGWAIPTATDIAFALALLGIFGRGLPPAVRVFLMTLAVVDDLLAITVIAVFYTEEIHFLPLAGALAAIAVFAVLVQRRVHAWWVLVPVALVAWVLMHEAGVHATVAGVLLGMSVPARTRGGERESMTHAFVDRVQPWSAGLVLPLFAFFAAGVSVVDSGGLGEVLGDPISIGVMAGLVLGKPLGIWGGVALLVRTTRLRLGNGVDLPDLAGVSMLAGIGFTVSLLIAELSFGATTEGDHAKFAVILASVISAVAGAVVLRIRARVRIRGRAAEEPEHAELHHGSAGSDRLEHPARPAEHPERRDGRRRGASRPTTRGTGRRP
- a CDS encoding MarR family transcriptional regulator, which produces MTEDPGTTSDSRLAAEAWESLFRAQSTLMKRFERAGDFAPLRAREYDVLFTLSRAGGSRMRLRDLNEEVFLSQPSLSRMVDRLVERGLLAREPAPDDGRGVLVSLTEAGAQMQRTIGRRHVRSIASHVGGALSAEELRTLTALTTRLRAAQRDGRAGVPPLT
- a CDS encoding TRAP transporter large permease; this encodes MDTNTIAGLILLFGIILGIVASVPIAVTVGLSSLGAAVVLLGTDQAVLVSAQRMFTGINSFPLLAIPFFVLAGVLMNNGGIAGRLIDAAKVLTGRMPASLAQTNVVANAMFGAVSGAAVAAAAAVGTVMTPRMRKDGYERTFAAAVNVASAPAGMLIPPSNTFIVYSLVSSTSIAALFMAGVGPGLVWAGAVMAMVYVYARRQPGRLRSSDHPTFAQAVLVLWKAVPSMLMIVVVVGGILAGYFTATESAAIAVVYSLVLGFAYRALHVRDLPRILLDSARTTAIVMLLVGVSTALSFVMSFARIPDMISEAVLGLTSSPTVILVLMMVILLVVGTFMDPTPAILIFTPIFLPIVMEFGIDPIHFGTMIVFNLSLGVITPPVGNVLFVGARVAGLRIEPVVSRLWPFLVSLVLGLFVVVFIPAISMWLPTAMGLTAG
- a CDS encoding TRAP transporter small permease; the protein is MTTLKKALDKVLATISVTLFAVLVLVVVWQVFSRQVVGNPSTWSEELARQTFVWLGLFAAAYVFGERGHIAVEFVVRLFPEKVERVIAMAVQVLIIIFAVVVLVWGGWRAAQGAMGQNLSALPFTIGQMYLALPISGLFVAFYAIYHLQGIARGTEPAYAGLEAADEEAV